The DNA sequence GCCCGGTGGTTGCACCACCGGCCAATTCTACGTAGGTGTACCATCCGTTATTGTTCCAGGGCTCCCGGCTCACACATTCCCGGTAGTTCTGATTAGACGCGGCAGGCAGGACATAACTAAATGTCAGGTGGGAGGTTTCGGGCACATCGGCCATTATTCCCGTCACAATATGCGGATGCTGATCCTGGTAGATCAATGTCCGGCCCATGGGGTCTTCTTCACCAAAGATCTTCCGGGCAAGGCTTTCGGTGAGTACAATGCTGTTAGGGCTTGCCAGCGAGGTTTCCGGATTCCCCTGCACAAGGGGAAAAGTAAAAATGTCCAGGAAAGCTGTGTCAGCTAATATCCCTTGTTCCTCGTAATACTGGTCACCCAGGCTCAGCAGGGGGTTGAAGGTTTCCGCGACCGTCGTAGCGGCCGTAACTTCAGGAAATTCCTGCGTCAGCGTGCCCGCCATAGCCGGTGAAGTGACTGCCCAGTACTCCGCCGCACCTGAAGTGGGCCGCTGCTGCGCCACCCGGAATATACGCTCTCCTTTTTCATGAAAACGGTCATATGAAAACTCGTGCTGCACAAAGAGCAGGATCAATATACAGCAAGCCAGGCCCGCGGCCAGCCCGAAGATATTAATGAACGAATATCCCGGATTCCTCCAAAGGTTTCTCCCGGTAATTTTCAGATAGTTTCTAAACATAATTTTTTACCGTTGTTTGGACATAACCGTTCGTTGCAAGAAAGCTGCCACACCGGTAAACAATGTTTTTGAGGAATCTGGGCGTTTTCTTACTGGGAATTGTCCGATTACGGACATTGGTGCGTTCATATATGGACAGTATTCGCTCGCTTAATCTGTATTTTTTAAGGAGATTTAGCGTAATAAAAAGCTACAATACGCTTAATCATACTTTTTTTTGTAGATTTAGCGCACTATAGAGAATGAGCATGGAAGCTATTATTGGCCGGAAGGAAGAAGTTACGGAGATGCAATCTCTCATATCGTCCTCGCAACCAGAATTTTTGGCTGTATATGGAAGAAGGCGTGTTGGTAAGACCTATCTTATCAGGAATACATACCGGGAACGTATTGTTTTTCAAATGACCGGCTTTGCAGATGCCAGTACAGCCGAACAACTTAGCAACTATTGGAGTGCGCTCAAGTCTGTTTACTCAGATATGGTATATGACGCCCCTCCAAAAGATTGGATGCAGGCTTTTGAATGGTTAAGGGAATATCTGGAAAGCATTGATGACGGGAAAAAAGTCATATTCTTTGACGAGCTTCCCTGGATCGATACGTTTCGATCTAAGTTCATCCAGGCTTTAGGTCATTTTTGGAATGCATGGGCATCGGATAGAAGCGATATAATTCTCGTAGTTTGCGGGTCTGCGGCCTCCTGGATGATCAATAAGCTAATCAACGACCCGGGCGGCCTTCATAACCGGGTGACCAAGCGCATCCGGTTAGACCCCTTTACGCTTCAGGAAACAGAGGCATTCCTGCACCATAAGCACATTAAGTATGACCGGTACCAAACCATCCAATTGTATATGAGTTTGGGCGGTATCCCTTATTACCTCAATGAACTAAAACCGGGCCGCAGCGTTTTTCAGGAGATTGACCGACTGTGTTTTTCGCCGAAGGGCAGCTTAGCGGGCGAATATCACAATCTGTATCGTTCTTTATTCCGGCATGCCGACAACCATATTGCTATTGTGGAAGCGCTGGCAAAGAAAAGCAAAGGATTGACGCGTGATGAACTTATCAAACAAAGTGGTCTTAGCAACGGAGGCTACATCACCAAGGTTATTGCCGAGCTGGAAGAAAGCGGATTTATCACCATTGTGTATCCCTTTGGAAAGCGAATCAAAAATGCGCTTTACCGGTTAACTGACCAATTTACACTCTTTTATCTCAAATTTATGCAAGACAGGAAGGCAAAAGGAGAAGGCGCCTGGCTTAGTCGCATAGACAGCCCATCCTGGCGGGCATGGAGCGGTTATGCATTTGAAAACGTCTGCTTCCGGCACATCCATCACCTGAAAAAGGCCCTTGGTATCAGCGGAGTATATACGGAAATTTCTTCCTGGCAAAGCCGGGATCAGGGCGCGCAAATTGACCTGCTGATTGATCGGCGCGACCATGTGATCTCCGTATGCGAAATCAAGTTCTCCAAAGACCCCTATATAATCACCAAAAGCTACAGGGCAGAACTTGAAAAGAAACTGTCTGTATTCCGAATGGAAACCGGCACCGCAAAAACGGTATTCCTTACGTTTGTTACAACCATGGGACTGGTGCCAAATCAGCACTCCTTAGGATTGGTGCAGAATGTAGTTACGCTGGATGCATTGTTTGAGTAGCGATTCGCATCCTTTACAACAACCCCTTCTCCTCCAACGTCTTTCTCAGCTCCCGGTTATTATTCCAGAACTTGATCTCCATATCGCTGATGACGCG is a window from the Anseongella ginsenosidimutans genome containing:
- a CDS encoding AAA family ATPase — encoded protein: MEAIIGRKEEVTEMQSLISSSQPEFLAVYGRRRVGKTYLIRNTYRERIVFQMTGFADASTAEQLSNYWSALKSVYSDMVYDAPPKDWMQAFEWLREYLESIDDGKKVIFFDELPWIDTFRSKFIQALGHFWNAWASDRSDIILVVCGSAASWMINKLINDPGGLHNRVTKRIRLDPFTLQETEAFLHHKHIKYDRYQTIQLYMSLGGIPYYLNELKPGRSVFQEIDRLCFSPKGSLAGEYHNLYRSLFRHADNHIAIVEALAKKSKGLTRDELIKQSGLSNGGYITKVIAELEESGFITIVYPFGKRIKNALYRLTDQFTLFYLKFMQDRKAKGEGAWLSRIDSPSWRAWSGYAFENVCFRHIHHLKKALGISGVYTEISSWQSRDQGAQIDLLIDRRDHVISVCEIKFSKDPYIITKSYRAELEKKLSVFRMETGTAKTVFLTFVTTMGLVPNQHSLGLVQNVVTLDALFE